One genomic segment of Bos javanicus breed banteng chromosome 23, ARS-OSU_banteng_1.0, whole genome shotgun sequence includes these proteins:
- the H1-1 gene encoding histone H1.1 — protein MSEVALPAPAASTPPEKPSAGKKAKKPAKAAAAAKKKPAGPSVSELIVQAVSSSKERSGVSLAALKKALAAAGYDVEKNNSRIKLGLKSLVGKGTLVQTKGTGASGSFKLNKKVASVDAKPTATKVATKTKVTSASKKPKKASGAAAAKKSVKTPKKAKKSVLTKKSSKSPKKPKAVKPKKVAKSPAKAKAVKPKGAKVKVTKPKTAAKPKKAAPKKK, from the coding sequence ATGTCCGAAGTCGCGCTCCCAGCTCCAGCTGCTTCCACTCCCCCTGAGAAACCTTCAGCTGGCAAGAAGGCGAAGAAGCCTGCTAAGGCTGCAGCAGCCGCCAAGAAAAAACCTGCGGGCCCTTCAGTTTCGGAGCTGATTGTGcaagctgtttcctcctccaaggagcgCAGCGGTGTGTCCCTGGCCGCGCTGAAGAAGGCACTGGCGGCCGCTGGCTACGATGTGGAAAAGAATAACAGCCGCATCAAGCTGGGTCTTAAGAGCCTAGTGGGCAAAGGCACCCTGGTGCAGACCAAGGGCACCGGCGCCTCGGGTTCTTTCAAGCTCAACAAGAAAGTAGCCTCCGTGGATGCCAAGCCCACCGCCACAAAGGTGGCAACGAAAACCAAGGTAACAAGCGCTTCTAAGAAGCCCAAGAAGGCCTCTGGGGCGGCTGCTGCTAAGAAAAGTGTCAAGACTCCAAAAAAAGCTAAAAAGTCTGTGTTGACAAAGAAGTCCTCTAAGAGTCCTAAGAAGCCTAAGGCTGTGAAGCCTAAGAAAGTAGCCAAGAGCCCTGCCAAAGCCAAGGCTGTGAAACCAAAAGGGGCCAAAGTGAAGGTAACCAAGCCAAAGACCGCTGCCAAACCCAAGAAGGCAGCACCCAAGAAGAAGTAA